One Streptomyces fagopyri DNA window includes the following coding sequences:
- a CDS encoding DUF899 domain-containing protein has translation MTLPRIVSREEWRTAREELLAKEKAATRARDALAAERRGLPMVEVDKEYVFESGDGKATLLDLFAGRHQLVVYHFMFAPEWDAGCRSCSAFLDQIGHLAHLRARGTEFAAVSRAPYTKILPFKARMGWTLPWYSSRESDFNYDFQASFGGDEPYERPGMSCFLREHDRVFHTYSTYERGLDGLGSTTTLLDLTALGRQEEWERPAGRASVLGAPAGSERIRYHDEYED, from the coding sequence ATGACGCTTCCCAGGATCGTCTCGCGTGAGGAGTGGCGCACCGCGCGCGAGGAACTGCTGGCCAAGGAGAAGGCCGCCACGCGTGCGCGGGACGCGCTGGCCGCGGAGCGGCGCGGCCTGCCCATGGTCGAGGTCGACAAGGAGTACGTGTTCGAGAGCGGCGACGGGAAGGCGACGCTCCTCGACCTCTTCGCGGGGCGCCACCAACTCGTCGTCTACCACTTCATGTTCGCGCCGGAGTGGGATGCGGGCTGTCGCAGCTGCTCGGCCTTCCTCGACCAGATCGGGCACCTCGCGCATCTGCGCGCCCGCGGCACCGAGTTCGCCGCCGTCTCCCGGGCGCCGTACACGAAGATCCTGCCGTTCAAGGCCCGCATGGGCTGGACGCTGCCCTGGTACTCCTCCCGGGAGAGCGACTTCAACTACGACTTCCAGGCATCCTTCGGGGGCGACGAACCCTACGAGCGGCCGGGGATGAGCTGCTTCCTGCGGGAACACGACCGGGTGTTCCACACGTACTCCACCTACGAGCGCGGACTCGACGGGCTCGGTTCCACCACCACCCTGCTGGATCTCACGGCGCTCGGGCGGCAGGAGGAGTGGGAGCGGCCCGCGGGACGGGCGTCCGTACTCGGCGCGCCGGCGGGCAGCGAGCGGATCCGCTACCACGATGAGTACGAGGACTGA
- a CDS encoding helix-turn-helix domain-containing protein gives MEEQRAEGEYESGAGILHVFGRQLKLFRERAGVDRAELGARTGYSASTIASFEQGRRIPPPRFIDSADEVLGASGVLRAGKEEVARAQYPAFFRDAARLETEAVELHVYANQAVPGLMQTEEYARSVFANWRPLLDEETVEQRVTARLARQHIFCRSPLPTLSFVIEESVLLRPLGGRGVMRGQLEQILLHGQRRNVEIQVMPTEREEHSGLAGPFTLIETKEGRRIAYVEAQQDSRLYTERKPVREIEEQYGILRAQALTPRESLVLIVKLLGET, from the coding sequence GTGGAGGAGCAGCGGGCGGAGGGCGAGTACGAGTCCGGTGCGGGGATCCTGCACGTGTTCGGGCGTCAGCTGAAGCTGTTCCGGGAGCGGGCCGGGGTGGATCGGGCGGAGTTGGGGGCGCGGACGGGGTACTCGGCGTCGACGATCGCCTCGTTCGAGCAGGGGAGGCGGATCCCTCCGCCCAGGTTCATCGACAGCGCCGATGAAGTGTTGGGTGCGAGTGGGGTGTTGAGGGCGGGGAAGGAGGAGGTGGCTCGGGCGCAGTATCCGGCGTTCTTCAGGGATGCGGCCAGGTTGGAGACCGAGGCGGTTGAGCTGCATGTGTACGCGAATCAGGCGGTACCTGGTCTCATGCAGACGGAGGAATACGCGCGCTCGGTGTTCGCGAACTGGCGGCCACTGCTGGATGAGGAGACTGTCGAACAGAGGGTCACCGCACGCCTGGCCCGGCAGCACATTTTCTGCCGCTCGCCGCTGCCCACTCTCAGCTTCGTCATCGAGGAGTCGGTACTGCTTCGCCCGCTGGGTGGACGGGGCGTGATGCGTGGGCAACTTGAGCAGATCCTGCTCCACGGACAGAGGCGTAACGTGGAAATCCAGGTGATGCCGACCGAGCGAGAAGAGCACTCCGGACTGGCCGGCCCGTTCACCTTGATCGAGACGAAGGAAGGGCGGAGGATCGCCTACGTGGAGGCGCAACAAGACAGCCGCCTCTACACCGAGCGGAAGCCGGTCCGGGAGATCGAGGAGCAGTACGGCATCCTCCGGGCACAGGCGCTCACTCCGCGTGAATCGCTGGTCCTCATTGTGAAGTTGCTGGGAGAGACATGA
- a CDS encoding DUF397 domain-containing protein has translation MSVEESVSATPESAWFVSSYSSGAGGECVEVASRPGVTHVRDSKDKTGPVVSLTPVAWTEFVGFVARRIP, from the coding sequence ATGAGCGTCGAAGAGTCTGTGAGCGCCACCCCCGAGTCGGCCTGGTTCGTGAGCAGTTACAGCAGCGGGGCGGGCGGCGAGTGCGTCGAGGTCGCCTCCCGGCCGGGAGTCACGCACGTTCGTGACTCGAAGGACAAGACGGGACCCGTGGTGAGCCTCACGCCGGTCGCCTGGACCGAGTTCGTCGGCTTCGTGGCCCGGCGCATTCCGTAG
- a CDS encoding DUF7873 family protein translates to MAKLNQIIAVEKGVKSKSHQDLTAAHHGLQKPALLAGISRTYQPKDEEGEQLPPESTRVQVQAEDVLRDTAGTLTRLFDVTATKDWANCAARADVKVDGRVLVADVPVSYLLFLEKQLTDINTFVRKLPVLDASESWVQDPSTDAWKTEPVRTLRTKKVPRNHVKAEATEKHPAQVEVYYEDIPVGYWTTVKFSGALPARRVNELLDRVEKLQQAVKFAREEANGVDVVDQRVGDSVFGYLFG, encoded by the coding sequence GTGGCGAAACTCAATCAGATCATCGCAGTGGAGAAGGGCGTCAAGTCCAAGTCCCATCAGGACCTGACGGCAGCCCATCACGGGCTGCAGAAGCCCGCGTTGCTGGCCGGTATCTCGCGGACCTATCAGCCGAAGGACGAAGAGGGCGAGCAGTTGCCGCCCGAGTCCACCCGGGTGCAGGTGCAGGCGGAGGACGTGCTGCGGGACACCGCGGGGACGCTCACGCGGCTGTTCGATGTGACCGCCACCAAGGACTGGGCCAACTGCGCGGCCCGCGCGGACGTGAAGGTGGACGGGCGGGTGCTCGTCGCCGATGTGCCCGTCTCCTACCTGCTGTTCCTCGAGAAGCAGCTCACCGACATCAACACCTTCGTCAGGAAGCTGCCGGTTCTCGACGCCTCCGAGTCCTGGGTGCAGGACCCCTCCACCGACGCGTGGAAGACCGAGCCCGTCCGCACCCTGCGGACGAAGAAGGTCCCGCGCAACCACGTGAAGGCCGAGGCCACCGAGAAGCACCCCGCGCAGGTCGAGGTGTACTACGAGGACATTCCCGTCGGCTACTGGACGACCGTGAAGTTCTCCGGCGCCCTGCCCGCCCGGCGCGTGAACGAACTCCTCGACCGCGTCGAGAAGTTGCAGCAGGCCGTCAAGTTCGCCCGTGAGGAGGCGAACGGCGTGGACGTCGTCGACCAGCGCGTCGGTGACTCCGTTTTCGGCTACCTGTTCGGGTAG
- a CDS encoding FUSC family protein, translated as MSPEGTPPSPDWSPVSRLSAAVPPWLAHALRTQRGPVPWNAVVRGALAAGPLLLVAVLSHDTSAGVVAALGAMLAGINDRPGSRRAAVRRLGVPALAGAGGLLAGSYAGQYAGAVTLTLLLTVLGLFAGAVSAVGPVASAAGTQLLVASAIGAGMPLPEPGWQRALLFLGGAGWLLALRLALPTPGATAGDYRFDGERHAVGAVYEAVAALLEAVGGPDAPRHRAALTAALDHAQDALDGPRLRRRAGCAAERRLHAQYAAALPLAEAATALAWAGDPLPARAAQGPRRLAVAVRTGTHTGALPAPARSAPALRALDDALLHAADTFDREGRRGGEGGRGGGCRRGGRGLRGDRGQRGEGARGGQGEQGGRSGAGQRPHIRRRTAPSLVRTAFGSGGREYGLRVGLCFGAGAAVAQALHHTRWYGSHPHWYWLPATAVFLVKPDLGPLASRVICRAAGTVLGAVVFAGLAALLPRPAGPVALVALCGALIPVATRHFAAQTAVVTVLVLCLVVVGGEPQASWNRIGETLLACAIVLLVGHLPALGQRAGGVRARLTRAAEAAHAYLAHVLDDGTTDDRTGRWVLRREAYRSLAEARAVIDVAAAELPALARHAEGTDEVAATLERLVDTTTACAVQLDDTGRLTSRHTGRVAELLEELDELAGRRAGSAAPPRDGQRPAPTRLAG; from the coding sequence ATGTCGCCCGAAGGCACCCCGCCCTCGCCCGACTGGAGCCCCGTGTCCCGCCTCAGCGCCGCCGTACCGCCCTGGCTCGCCCACGCCCTGCGCACGCAGCGGGGCCCCGTGCCCTGGAACGCGGTCGTACGAGGTGCCCTGGCCGCCGGACCCCTCCTGCTCGTCGCCGTACTGAGCCACGACACCTCCGCCGGTGTCGTCGCGGCCCTCGGCGCCATGCTCGCCGGGATCAACGACCGGCCGGGAAGCCGTCGGGCCGCGGTCAGGCGGCTCGGAGTGCCGGCGCTCGCGGGAGCCGGTGGACTGCTCGCGGGTTCGTACGCGGGACAGTACGCCGGGGCGGTGACGCTCACCCTGCTTCTCACGGTGCTCGGGCTGTTCGCCGGAGCCGTCAGCGCGGTCGGTCCCGTCGCGAGCGCGGCCGGGACGCAGCTGCTCGTCGCCTCCGCCATCGGGGCCGGGATGCCCCTGCCCGAGCCCGGCTGGCAGCGGGCGCTCCTCTTCCTCGGCGGGGCCGGCTGGCTGCTCGCGTTGCGGCTCGCCCTGCCCACCCCCGGAGCCACCGCCGGGGACTACCGGTTCGACGGAGAGCGGCACGCCGTAGGCGCGGTGTACGAGGCGGTCGCCGCGCTGCTCGAAGCGGTCGGGGGGCCGGACGCGCCCCGCCACCGGGCCGCGCTCACCGCCGCACTCGATCACGCCCAGGACGCGCTCGACGGACCCCGGCTGCGCCGCCGCGCCGGTTGCGCGGCCGAGCGCCGACTGCACGCCCAGTACGCCGCCGCACTGCCGCTCGCCGAGGCCGCGACCGCCCTCGCCTGGGCGGGCGACCCGTTACCAGCGCGGGCCGCGCAGGGGCCACGTCGACTCGCCGTCGCCGTACGCACCGGCACGCACACCGGCGCGTTGCCCGCGCCCGCCCGCTCCGCGCCCGCCCTGCGCGCCCTCGACGACGCGCTGCTGCACGCGGCCGACACCTTCGACAGGGAGGGCCGGAGGGGCGGTGAAGGCGGGAGGGGCGGCGGATGCCGGAGAGGTGGAAGGGGCCTGAGAGGTGACAGGGGCCAGAGGGGCGAGGGAGCCCGGGGAGGGCAGGGAGAGCAAGGAGGCAGGAGCGGCGCCGGACAGCGCCCGCACATCCGGCGCCGGACCGCCCCGTCCCTCGTGCGCACCGCCTTCGGTTCCGGCGGACGCGAGTACGGGCTGCGCGTCGGTCTCTGCTTCGGCGCCGGCGCGGCCGTCGCCCAGGCCCTGCACCACACCCGCTGGTACGGCAGCCACCCTCACTGGTACTGGCTCCCCGCCACGGCCGTCTTCCTCGTCAAGCCCGATCTCGGACCGCTCGCCTCGCGGGTGATCTGCCGGGCCGCGGGGACCGTGCTGGGCGCCGTCGTCTTCGCCGGCCTCGCCGCGCTGCTGCCGAGGCCGGCCGGGCCGGTCGCCCTGGTCGCGCTCTGCGGCGCGCTGATCCCCGTCGCCACCCGGCACTTCGCCGCGCAGACCGCCGTCGTCACCGTCCTCGTGCTCTGCCTGGTCGTGGTGGGAGGAGAACCGCAGGCCTCCTGGAACCGGATCGGCGAGACGCTGCTGGCGTGCGCGATCGTGCTGCTCGTCGGGCATCTGCCGGCGCTCGGGCAGCGCGCGGGAGGGGTACGGGCCCGGCTCACCCGCGCCGCCGAGGCCGCCCACGCCTATCTCGCCCATGTCCTGGACGACGGCACGACGGACGACCGGACAGGCCGGTGGGTGCTGCGCCGTGAGGCCTACCGGTCGCTGGCCGAGGCCCGCGCCGTGATCGACGTCGCCGCCGCGGAGCTTCCCGCGCTGGCCCGGCACGCCGAGGGCACGGACGAGGTCGCGGCCACCCTCGAACGGCTGGTCGACACCACGACCGCCTGCGCCGTACAGCTCGACGACACCGGGCGGCTCACCTCCCGGCACACCGGGCGGGTCGCCGAACTCCTCGAAGAACTCGACGAACTCGCCGGACGACGGGCGGGGTCGGCGGCCCCACCACGGGACGGTCAGCGGCCCGCCCCCACGCGGCTCGCGGGCTGA